CGCGGCGGACGCGGGCGACGGCAGCTCCCTCGAGACGCGGGCCGCGATCGAGCGCGGCGAGTACGCCGGCCCGCGAATCGCGAGCTGCGGCCCCTTCATCGATGGTCCCGGCGCGAAGTTCGCCAGCGCCGAGGTCGTGACGACCCGCGAAGAAGCGCGGGCCGCCGTCGCGCGCGTCGACGAGCAGGGCTTCGACTGCATCAAGGCCTACAACGAGCTCGACGCGGAGACCCTCGCGGGCGTGCGCGAGGAGGCGGCGACCCGGGGACTGCCGGTGATCGGTCACGTGCCGTATCGGCTCACCCTCGAGGAGGCGCGCCTGGACGACGTGCAACACATGTTCGGCTTCCACCAGCGGCTCGATGCGGACTCGTTCCGGTCGATGGATGGCTGGTTCGGCGTCGACGACGCGCGGGTGGACGAAGTGATCGCCTTCCTGAAGCGGAACGGCGGCGCGATGTCGACGAGCCTGGTCGCCGGACGACGGATCGCGCGCTCGCGGAAGACCCACGACGACCCCGACGATCCCATGCGGCGGTGGCTGCCGCCGTGGTACGCCGACGCCTTCTGGCGGATCCCCGGCGGCATCAATCCCGGCAACCTCCTGCCTGAAGATCGCCTCGCGACCCTGGAACGCGCGATCGCACACCAGGCGCGAATCGTGCCTCGCCTCCATCGCGCCGGCGTCGACCTGCGCGCGGGCACCGACTGCTTCGCACCGCCGGTCATCCCAGGCGCGAGTCTGCAGGAAGAGCTCTCGATCTTCGTCTCCGGCGGCCTCACGCCGGAGGAGGCCCTCGCGATCGGGACGCGCGGCTCGGCGCGGGCCCTCCCGATCGAAGGGCTCGGTCGCCTCCAGGAAGGCGCGCCCGCGGACCTGCTCGTCTTCGAGAAGGACCCGACCCGTGACCTCGCGAACCTCGACGCCCTCATCGCAGTCGTGAAGGAGGGTCGGATCTACTCGCGCGAGGCCCTCGACGCCCAGGAAGCGCGGTACCGCGAACACTTCGACGGGTTCTTCCAGCGACGACTCGCGACGCCACTCCTTCGAACGGCGCTCAGCCAGCTGATCGCGATGACCTTCACGCCGAACGCCGAAGGAATGGACGACGAGTCCTAGACGTCGACGGCGGCGCAGTAGTCGACGAAGCGTTCGCGGACGATCTCGCGCGACAGGCCGAGGGTCTCGAGCGCGTGATCGTGACGTCCGCCGGGGGATGCGGCGCGTTCGGCGAGAAACCGCTCCATGCCCGCGCGCGCGACGTCCGTGAAGGGAAGCTCGAGCGCGGCATAGATGCTTCGGGCCATCGCGATCGGGTCCTCGCGGAGCGCCGGGTGCCGGACGTCGACGGCGGCGCCCTTCGGAAGCTCCGCCCGGAACTTCCGCGCGCGCTCGAGCGCCGGGGGCCAGTAGCCTTCGAGCAGCTCGCGACCGATCGCCTCCGGATCGACGTCGTCGGTGAAGAGCGCCCGGGTGTAGGCGATCAGACTGCCGACCGAAGAGATCGCTTCGGCGGGGTCGCGGTGGGTGAAGATGAACTTCGCGTCGGGGAAGACGTCCCGAAGCGCCTCGAGGTGGAGGATGTGCGTGGGATCCTTCAGCAGGAAGCGCTCCCCCGCAGGCCGGGCGGCGACGACGAGCTTCAGCTGACGCAGATAGGCGCGGTAGGCGAGCCGCGCGTCCTCCGCGAGCAGCCACTCGGCGTAGCCCGGGACGCGATACTGGAAATCGAATTGATGGGTCCGGAACACGTTCATGAAGAGTGCGACGCACTCCTCCGGCGACTCCGCCGTCATCGGATGGATCGCGTCGTAGCCCGGCGCCAGGAAGCGCAGCTGCCCGAGCATCTTGTCGAGCCGCTCCGCCCGTCGATCGTCCCGACCCGCCGCGGGGGGGACCGGATCGAAGCTCTCCCAGTAGGGCATCGTCCGGTTCGCCGGGTCCTGCGCGAGGAGTTGATGGAGGAAGGTCGTCCCCGTTCGTGCCCAACCGATGATGAAGATCGGCGACGGCAGCTTCGTCTCGAGGCGCTCGGGCGCGTCGGCGAGGGCTCGTTCGATCCGCAGGTGGGTCCGGGCGAGACGAAGCGTGTCGTCCTGGGCCGAGAAGCGGCCGAGGGTCGTGAAGTCGACGTGGCGGGTGAGATCTTCGACGAGGACGCCGAGCGCTTCGCGCGCCTCTGCGGTCGGCCCGGGGCCGCCGGGCTCCCGGGCGCTCGCATCGGCCCAGATCTCCTCTGCGTCGAGCGGGCCCGTCGGGATCAGCCGCCCCACGCGATTCAGTCCGCGCACCAGCCACGGATGACTCGCGCGCGCGCCGGGAAAGCGGGGCACGTCGATCGCCTGCGACACCGCGCTCAGCCTCCGTCCGGCTCCGAATAGGGATCGACCGCTTCCTGTCCGGCTTCCGCATACGTCGCTCGCCCCTGGCGGATGTTGAGGAAGCGCACGCCCTCTTCCCACACCTCGAAGCCGTACTTCGTGTCGGCCTCGAGGTAGACGACGGTGCCGGGGCCACAGCGTCGCTTCCCCATCGAGAACCCACCCTCGAGCACGTACATGATCTCGTCGTGGTCGTGGCTGTGGACCGGCGCGACGAGTCCGCCCGGCAGCCAGTTGACGTGCACCCACGGCCCGCGCTCGAGATCGCCGACGAGCTGCCCGCCACCATCCGGATGATCGTCCTCGCCCTGCGGCCCCCCGCGGATCCACGGGGCATCGTCGATGTGCATGATGATCGCGCGGCCCATTCGCCTCTCCTCTGCGGACCGCATGGCAGCCCACGCCCGCCGTTCGGAAGAATCAGTCGGCTTCGTTCGGGCCGGCGTTCCGGTAGTCGGCCTCGAAGCCCTCGAGCAGGGTCGTCAGGCGACGACCGATCGACGCGACGTCCCGCGGACGGAGCCGCTCGAGGATCCGCTCCCGCCCCTCGCGATAGCTCGCCGCCGCCGCTTCCGCGACCGTGTCTCCGGTCCGCGTGAGCTCGACGAGCACGCCGCGGCGATCGTCCGGGTCCGGCCGGCGACGGACCCGACGCGCGCGCTGGAGCCGATCGAGCAGCTTCGTCATCGCCCCCGACGTACAGACGATCTCCCTGGACAGCGCCTTCGGGGAGAGGGCGCGCTCGGGGGCCCGCTGGAGCAGTCGGAGGACGGAGTACTCGTTGAACGAGAGACCGTGGGGCTGGAGGCTTTCCCGCTGGAGCGCCTCCAGGAAGAGCCCCGTCCGCGCGAGGGTCGTGAACATCGCGAGCGGATCGTCGTCGGAATCGGGGGCTCCGGCCGGGAGCGATCTGAGTCGGCCGCGGGAATCGGGCATTGGCGCACTCCTCGCGAAAAAGATAGCTTCTTCCAAAGTAACTTCCTAGGAAGCGATTCCGAGACGCCCGCCGCAGAGGGGATCCCGCCATGTCCGCGCCCGGCCCGCCGCCCATCATCGACGCCGACGGCCACGTCGTCGAGCCGACCGAGACATGGTCGGCGATCCCGAACGACCTGCGAGGCTACGTGCCGACCCCCGTCGTCGAAGAGGACGCCTTCTACTTCCGCTCCGGCGACGCCGAGAGCTTCCGGATGCAGGCGCGCCCGGAGAGCCTCGCCTCGCCGCGCGGTCCGGGCGAACGGAGCGGGGCCGGCAACCCCGCGGTCGGCGCCGCCGATCCCAAGGCGCGTCTCTCCGACATGGACCTCGACCACATCGCCCAGGCCGTCGTCTTCCCGACCTACGGCCTGATGGTCCAGGCCGTCCCGGACCGGAACGCCCAGCTCGCTCTCTGCCGCGCGATCAACGACTGGGTGGCGGACTACTGCCGCGGCGAACCCTCGCGACTCTTCGGTATGGGCGTGCTCCCGCAGACCGGCCCGGAGGACGCCCTCGTCGAGGCGCGGCGATGCATCGAGCATCTCGACCTGCGCGGTGTCTGGCGAAGGCCCGAGCGAATCGACGGGACGCCGGCGCTCCACGACGCGAGCTACGAGCCGCTGTGGTCGTATCTCGCCGAAGCGGATCGCGCCTTCGCGCTCCATCCGGGCCTCAACGGCCTCGTGCCCGCGACCGAGCTCCGCGCGCGCTTCGAGGACGACTACTCGACGATGCACGCGGTCCACTTCCCGATGGAGCAGATCATGGGGCTCACCGACCTGATCGGGTTCGGCGTGCTCGATCGGCATCCGACGCTCCGGGTGGCGTTCCTCGAGTGCGGCGCAACCTGGGCCCTGGCCCAGCTCCATCGCCTCGACGAGCACCTCGAGCTCTTCGGCCTCCCGCACACGCCGAAGGAGAAGCCCTCCGAACAGTTCCGTCGCCAGGGCTTCGTCAGCGTCGAAGAGGTCGAGCCCGGCCTCGAAGCGACCCTCGAGGCCTATCCCGACTCGATCGTCTTCGCCTCGGACTATCCCCACGGCGACGGCGTCTTCCCTGGCTCGACCACCGAGCTCCTCGAAACCGACCGACTCGACCCGGCCCAGCGGGACGCGGTCTTCTTCGGCAACGCCCGGCGCCTCTATCGCCTCTGAGGGCATCTGAGACGCGCGCGGAAGCAAGGCTGCGCCCGCAGCTGAAAGGAAACGACATGCCCGGCCTCGACTCCATGACCCTACGCGACGCCATCTTCGGCCTCCGAGCGACGCGGATCTTCCGCGACGACCCGATCCCGGAGCCCGTCCTCCACGAAGTCCTGGAGGCGGCGACGATGGCCTGCAGCTCGGGCAACACGCAGCCCTGGGAGTTCATCGTCGTCCGGGACGAAGACACGAAGCGGGCGATCCAGAAGGAGATGAAGGACGCTTTCGCGATCATCGACGCCGAGCGCGCCCAGACCGAGGCCCAGCTGACCGACAGCTCGGGCCGTTCGGTCACCGGCCGCGCCGCGGTCGAGAACCTCCACCTGGTCCCCGCGATCGTCGTCGTCTGCTGGAACCCGGACCGCGGGATCCGCATGAAGAACGAGTACGAGGAGAACCCGGACGGCTCGCTCCGCGAGACGCGGGAGATCCCGGGCGGACGCGGCGTGAGCCTCTTCCAGTCGACCCAGAACATGATGCTCGCCGCGCGGGCCCACGGCCTGTCGTCGCTCTTCACGACCTTCTTCTTCCTGAAGCGCGACGAGATCCGGTCCATTCTGGGGATCCCGCCGCGGATCTTCATGGAGTGCGCGATCTTTCTCGGGTACAGCGACGAGCCCCTGGGCAAGCCCCGCCGGCTGCCCGTCGAGCAGGTGAGCCACGACGGACGCTGGGGCGATCGCCTCGAACTCGCGCAGGAGGACCGTGCATGAGTCTCTCGATCGAGCGACTGACGAAGGCGATCGGCGCGGAAGTCACGGGCGTCGATCTCGCGAAGGACCTCGACGAGGCGACGGTCGCGGAGATCCGAAGCGCGCTCCTCGACCATCACGTCCTCGTCTTTCGCGAGCAGGACCTGACCCCCGAGTCCCACATCGCCTTCGCTCGCCACTTCGGAGAGATCAAGCATCCCCCGGTCCGAACGGCCCACGGCGGTCCGCCCGAGATCAACGTCCTCGACCAGACCTCCCCCCGTGGCGAGGGCGCCGACAACTGGCACGCGGACAACACCTACACGCGGACCCCGCCGATGGGCTCGCTCCTGCGTGTCCTCGAGCTCCCGAGCGTCGGCGGCGACACGGCCTTCGCGAGCATGACCGCCGCCTACGAGGCGCTCTCTCCGCCCATCCAGGCGTTGTGTCGCGAGCTCACCGCCGTTCACGACGTCACGCGCTCGCTCAGCAAGGCGATCGCCAACGGGCACAGCATCGCCAACCTCACCGAGATGCAGGCCGCGCTCCCCCCGGTCGAGCACCCGGTCGTGATCGCCCACCCGGAGACCGGCGCGCCGGCACTCTTCGTGAACGTCAACTCGACGACCCGCCTCGTGGGCCTCGGCGAGCGCGAGAGCGAGACGCTCCTCCACTTCCTCTTCGAGCACGTGAAGTCGCCGGAGTTCCAGGTCCGCGTGAAGTGGGACACGCGGACCCTGGTCTTCCTCGACAACCGCTGCACCCAGCACTACGCCGTCCCGGACTACGACGAGCGCCGCGTCCTCCACCGCGTCGCGATCGAGGGGACGGTCCTCTCGGCCGCCGGAGCGCCGACTTCGTGAGCCGCGCGCGCCTGATCCTCCAGGCCGACGACTTCGGGATGTGCGACGCAGTCAACGAGGGGATCGCGCAGGCCTTTCGGGCGGGCACCGTCTCCCAGGCCTCGGTCATGGTCCCCTGCCCCGCCTTCGAGTCCGCCGCCGCCCTCGCGCGCGAGCTCGGGATTCCGGTCGGCGTCCACGGCACGCTGAACTGCGAATGGGACCATCTCCGCTGGGGCCCGCTCACCGAGGGAGCGACCCTCGTCGAAGGCGACGGCACCCAGCACCGGACCGTCGCCGCCGCCGCCCTGGCCCTCGACCCCGCCGAAGCCGGCGCCGAGCTCCTCGCCCAGCACGCACGCCTCGCGGAGGCGGGCCCGGCGCCGGTCTACATCGACTGCCACATGGGCCCGAGCAGCCGGGAGGGATACACCGAGGCGTGTCGCGCGACCGGCCTCCCCTTCCTGTATCCGATGATCGACGCGTCGCTCCGCTTCGACTCGATCGAGATGCTGAGCGACAAGCCCGCTCGCAAGAAGAGACGCTGGCTTCGCAACCATCTGAAGCGCCTCGCGCCCGGCACGACCCATCTCGTGGTGAGCCACCCCGCGACGGACGCGCCCGAGCTCCGCGGCATCACGCGCGAAGACAACGACAACTACGTCTGGGCCGTCCCGCACCGGACGTCGGATCTCGATCTGCTCGTCGACCCGGACCTGCCAAAGCTCTTCGACGAGCTCGACGTCGAGCTGATCACCGCCGCGGACGTCTGAGCGCCGACTCAGCGCGGGGATCGCCACGATTCGTTGCGCGCGCCGAAGCACAGCCCGCCTATCATGGTCGGGCTCGTTCCGGAGGCGTCCCGCCATGTTCCCCCTCGATTCGGTCCCGCTTCTCGGCGTCTGGCTCGCCACCTTCCTCTTCGCCGGCGCGGTCTCGCTCTTCTCCTCGGGCTTCGCCGTCTTCTTCGAGCGCGTGGCGACGCGCTTCCGCATCTTCGACGTCGAGGTCCCGGCGGACCAGCTCCGGCTCGAGAGACGCGCCTACCTCCGCTTCCTGCTGCTGCTGGCCACCTGCGCCACGCCCTTCCTGGGGCTCGGCTGGATCCGATTCGGCGCGGAGGAGCCGCTCGCGATCGCGTGGACCTTCGCCGCGATCTGGACCGGCTTCGAGATCTACTACTACGCGCTCCACCGCGGACTCCACACGAAGGCCCTCTACCGCTTTCACGCCCATCACCACGAGTCCCGCGTGACGACCGCGTGGACGGGGCAGTCGCTGTCGGTCGTGGAAGCCCTCGGCTGGATCGCGGGGCTGCTCGTGATCCCGGCGCTGATCGGCTTGTTCGCCCCCCTCAGCTGGGAGGGCTTCCTGCTCTACTTCGTGGCGAACACGTTCGTGAACGTCGCGGGCCACGCGAACGTCGAGCTGAACCCGATCTCCGCCCGCGCCGCGACCTGGCTCGTCCACCCCTGGCTCTACCACTCGCTCCACCACGCGCGCTTCCGGAACCACTACTCATTCGCGAGCACCTTCATGGACCGGCTCTTCGGGACCGAGTGGAAGGACTGGCGCGAGCTGCACGGGCGCGTGATCGCGGGCGAAGCGCTCCCGAGTCTCAACGAGCGAGGAGCGGCGGAGCGCTAGTCGCTGCCGCCTTCCGCGTCCGCGTCGCCGTCCCCGTCGCCTCCGAAGAAGACCTCGAAGGGGGTCCCACTCCAGTCTTCCTTGCGGTGGAAGCCGTCGAAGCGGGAGGTCGGACCGTGGTTCGTGACCTTGAAGAGGGTGTTCTTCTGGAAGGACGAGCCGCCATCGATCGCGATCGTCTGGCCGGTCACGAAGGTCGAGGCCGGTGAGAGCAGGAACGTGACGACGGCCGCGACCTCGCTCTCGGTCCCGAGGCGAGCGGCGGGCACGACGCGAGCCCCGTCGACCCCCGCCTGCTGGATCGGCGGCGGATAGGTCCGCATGCCCGACGAGAGGATCGTACCCGG
The genomic region above belongs to bacterium and contains:
- a CDS encoding amidohydrolase family protein — translated: MIRFLLRFVALPLAVALLLVALVVVAFFSDFGGPPPLPLGPPTEGFENVVLIEPGLRREAGRRIVIAEGRIERIEETTTPGDSPARYVLPGLVDAHAHLAPGWMPGQAELYSFLFLRHGVTGIRIAADAGDGSSLETRAAIERGEYAGPRIASCGPFIDGPGAKFASAEVVTTREEARAAVARVDEQGFDCIKAYNELDAETLAGVREEAATRGLPVIGHVPYRLTLEEARLDDVQHMFGFHQRLDADSFRSMDGWFGVDDARVDEVIAFLKRNGGAMSTSLVAGRRIARSRKTHDDPDDPMRRWLPPWYADAFWRIPGGINPGNLLPEDRLATLERAIAHQARIVPRLHRAGVDLRAGTDCFAPPVIPGASLQEELSIFVSGGLTPEEALAIGTRGSARALPIEGLGRLQEGAPADLLVFEKDPTRDLANLDALIAVVKEGRIYSREALDAQEARYREHFDGFFQRRLATPLLRTALSQLIAMTFTPNAEGMDDES
- a CDS encoding sulfotransferase: MSQAIDVPRFPGARASHPWLVRGLNRVGRLIPTGPLDAEEIWADASAREPGGPGPTAEAREALGVLVEDLTRHVDFTTLGRFSAQDDTLRLARTHLRIERALADAPERLETKLPSPIFIIGWARTGTTFLHQLLAQDPANRTMPYWESFDPVPPAAGRDDRRAERLDKMLGQLRFLAPGYDAIHPMTAESPEECVALFMNVFRTHQFDFQYRVPGYAEWLLAEDARLAYRAYLRQLKLVVAARPAGERFLLKDPTHILHLEALRDVFPDAKFIFTHRDPAEAISSVGSLIAYTRALFTDDVDPEAIGRELLEGYWPPALERARKFRAELPKGAAVDVRHPALREDPIAMARSIYAALELPFTDVARAGMERFLAERAASPGGRHDHALETLGLSREIVRERFVDYCAAVDV
- a CDS encoding MarR family winged helix-turn-helix transcriptional regulator; translation: MPDSRGRLRSLPAGAPDSDDDPLAMFTTLARTGLFLEALQRESLQPHGLSFNEYSVLRLLQRAPERALSPKALSREIVCTSGAMTKLLDRLQRARRVRRRPDPDDRRGVLVELTRTGDTVAEAAAASYREGRERILERLRPRDVASIGRRLTTLLEGFEADYRNAGPNEAD
- a CDS encoding amidohydrolase, with the protein product MSAPGPPPIIDADGHVVEPTETWSAIPNDLRGYVPTPVVEEDAFYFRSGDAESFRMQARPESLASPRGPGERSGAGNPAVGAADPKARLSDMDLDHIAQAVVFPTYGLMVQAVPDRNAQLALCRAINDWVADYCRGEPSRLFGMGVLPQTGPEDALVEARRCIEHLDLRGVWRRPERIDGTPALHDASYEPLWSYLAEADRAFALHPGLNGLVPATELRARFEDDYSTMHAVHFPMEQIMGLTDLIGFGVLDRHPTLRVAFLECGATWALAQLHRLDEHLELFGLPHTPKEKPSEQFRRQGFVSVEEVEPGLEATLEAYPDSIVFASDYPHGDGVFPGSTTELLETDRLDPAQRDAVFFGNARRLYRL
- a CDS encoding nitroreductase family protein; translated protein: MPGLDSMTLRDAIFGLRATRIFRDDPIPEPVLHEVLEAATMACSSGNTQPWEFIVVRDEDTKRAIQKEMKDAFAIIDAERAQTEAQLTDSSGRSVTGRAAVENLHLVPAIVVVCWNPDRGIRMKNEYEENPDGSLRETREIPGGRGVSLFQSTQNMMLAARAHGLSSLFTTFFFLKRDEIRSILGIPPRIFMECAIFLGYSDEPLGKPRRLPVEQVSHDGRWGDRLELAQEDRA
- a CDS encoding TauD/TfdA family dioxygenase, with the translated sequence MSLSIERLTKAIGAEVTGVDLAKDLDEATVAEIRSALLDHHVLVFREQDLTPESHIAFARHFGEIKHPPVRTAHGGPPEINVLDQTSPRGEGADNWHADNTYTRTPPMGSLLRVLELPSVGGDTAFASMTAAYEALSPPIQALCRELTAVHDVTRSLSKAIANGHSIANLTEMQAALPPVEHPVVIAHPETGAPALFVNVNSTTRLVGLGERESETLLHFLFEHVKSPEFQVRVKWDTRTLVFLDNRCTQHYAVPDYDERRVLHRVAIEGTVLSAAGAPTS
- a CDS encoding ChbG/HpnK family deacetylase, with product MSRARLILQADDFGMCDAVNEGIAQAFRAGTVSQASVMVPCPAFESAAALARELGIPVGVHGTLNCEWDHLRWGPLTEGATLVEGDGTQHRTVAAAALALDPAEAGAELLAQHARLAEAGPAPVYIDCHMGPSSREGYTEACRATGLPFLYPMIDASLRFDSIEMLSDKPARKKRRWLRNHLKRLAPGTTHLVVSHPATDAPELRGITREDNDNYVWAVPHRTSDLDLLVDPDLPKLFDELDVELITAADV
- a CDS encoding sterol desaturase family protein — protein: MFPLDSVPLLGVWLATFLFAGAVSLFSSGFAVFFERVATRFRIFDVEVPADQLRLERRAYLRFLLLLATCATPFLGLGWIRFGAEEPLAIAWTFAAIWTGFEIYYYALHRGLHTKALYRFHAHHHESRVTTAWTGQSLSVVEALGWIAGLLVIPALIGLFAPLSWEGFLLYFVANTFVNVAGHANVELNPISARAATWLVHPWLYHSLHHARFRNHYSFASTFMDRLFGTEWKDWRELHGRVIAGEALPSLNERGAAER